CGAATCCGTATCGATATGGACGCTTTTGAGAAAATTCAACTTTCACGGATCGACGTAATTGCTTATCAGAAAAATGTGCCGTATCCGATTCTCGTTCCGCATTTTCCGCTCATCACGACGGATGACCAACTGAACTACGGGCAAAAAATGAATCTGCAGGAATAATTGAACATTATATGCTGAAAACTGATAAGGATTCTATGAAAAATTTATACTTAAAATCAATTTTGCTATTTATCTGTCTTTCCTTTCCGGTTTTGGCGAAAACCTATAAAGGCGCTGAGTTTCGAACAAAAGCCGCTTACACTTACGGACGGTTTGAAGTCAGGTATAAAGCGACGGAAGGCGGCGGACAGACAGCGACCTTTTTTACGTACCATGAGTTAGAGAGCGGAATCGGTGATTGGAACGAGATCGACATCGAAATACTCGGACGATACCACGACGACGTTCAGTTCAATACGATTACACCCGGACAAACCAATCATGTCCATCATCAGTACGTGCCGTTCGATCCGGCGGTGGATTTTCATACCTACGCTTTTGAATGGACGCCGGCATACGTTGCCTGGTTTATCGATGACGCAGAAGTTTACCGGCAAACCGGCACGCACATCGCCACGTTGAATAAAGCCCAAAAGATCATGATGAACATCTGGATTTCAGGAGCCTCGACCTGGGTTGGCGAGTTCAATCCGAAAATTCTGCCATTGTTTGCCTATTACGATTGGGTCAGTTACGCCTCTTACATGCCCGGATCGGGAACCGTTGGGACCAATAACGATTTTTCGCTTGAATGGAAAGACGATTTTCTGATATGGGATCAAAACCGGTGGTCGAAGGCGACACACACATTCAGCGGTAATATGGTTGATTTCATGGCGGAAAACGTCACCTTTCAGAATGGGGAAATGATTCTTTGTCTGACCGATGAGACGAATCTGGGTTATGTTGATCATCAAGCGCCGTTCGTTGAATGGGCGCGCTATGCCGATGATACGGTGAGCGTCCGGTTTTCGGAAGAGGTCGAGCAGACGAGCGCTGAGAAAAAAGGCAATTATTACATCTCCAATATTCTGATCGAAAGCGCTTCGCTGGAAATGGATAAACGGACGGTTCGGCTATCAGTCGATAGTGTCGATTCGACTCAACCTAACACGCTTTATGTTTTGGGTGTCAAAGACAGATCCTCGTCTGCTAACTCTCTAATCGGTCAGGCCGCGCCGATTCAAAATCCGCCGGTCTGGACGTTTCCGATTAAGGTTAATATTGGCGGAATCGCGACAGGCGCTTACCTTGCCGATCAGAAATGGTCGGGACTTGTGAATTATGGACATGATGGTGGAAACTCTGGCAGTTTTCCCGGAATGGCAATCGATGGAACTGATGACGATGAGGTTTTCCGAACGGAATGCTGGGAGCCGGTGAAATATCAGGTTCGTCTTCCAAATGGGAAATATAAAGTGACGCTGTTGATGGCGGAAAATTACTTCGGGGAGACAGGCAAGCGCGTCTTTGACATCCATATCGAGGGAAAGTACATTGCGCGAAACGTGGATATTTTTCAAAGTGTCGGGAATCACCGCGCTTATTCGTTGACGATTGACGAAGTGATGGTGTCGGATCGGATGTTGGATGTGCATTTTGGCGCTGTGGCAGACGTTCCGATTTTGAACGGCATCATCATCGAGCCGGTAGCGTCCGGAATCGGAAACGGCGCGTCGGAATTGCCGGGTGCTTTCCGGCTTCGGCAGAATTTTCCGAATCCGTTCAATCAGGCGACGATGATTTTGTATGACATTGCGGAAACCGCCGATGTGTCGCTTCGCGTGTTTGATTTGCTTGGAGATGAATTAGAATTTTGGACGAATCACGCTCAATCGGCAGGCGCATATTGTATTTTCTGGACGCCAGCATTGTCCAGCGGAATCTACTTTTGTCAACTCGAAGCCGTGACCGCCGCTGAAAAATTCCGGTCAGTCCGTAAAATGGTTTTGATCAAATAGGGAGTGAAGAATGAAATTTTTACATCGAATGCAGGCCGTTTGTTTAATTCTATTGACGGTCATTTCAGTGTCGGCTCAGCGAATCACTCTCAAGCCGGAAGTCGAAGAAAAGATCGATAAACTTCTTAGCCAGATGACGCTTGAAGAAAAACTCGGGCAGATGACCCAGTTCAGTGGCGCAAATTCGATGAATGAAACGATGATCCGTGAAGGCAAGGTCGGCTCGCTGTTGAACATCCGCGACGCCAAGGAAGCCAACCGGCTCCAACGAATTGCCGTCAATGAATCCCGCTTGGGTATTCCGCTGATTTTTGGAAATGACGTGATTCACGGTTATCGTACAATCTACCCGATTCCGCTCGCCTGCGCGGCAAGTTGGGACACAGCATTGGTGCGACAAGCGGCGAAAATCGCAGGCGAAGAAGCGCGGGCGGAAGGAACTCACTGGACGTTTGCGCCGATGGTTGACATCGCGCGCGACCCGCGGTGGGGACGAATCGCCGAAGGTGCCGGAGAAGACCCGTTTCTCGGATCGGCAATGGCGAAATCTTTTGTGACTGGATTTCAAGGTAAAACGCTTACCGGACAATCGTCTGTTCTTGCCTGCGCGAAACATTTTGTCGGATACGGCGCCGCCGAAGGTGGGCGCGATTACAACACGACCGATATGTCCGAGCGAACCTTGCGCGAGATCTATTTACCGCCGTTTAAATCAGCCGTTTATGCTGGGGCGGGTTCACTGATGAGCGCGTTCAATGACCTGAGCGGAATTCCCGCTTCCGCAAATCGTTTTACTCTGACAGACGTTCTGAAAAACGAGTGGCAGTTCAACGGATTTGTCGTCAGCGACTGGAATTCGATCGGCGAGTTGGTTGCTCATGGTATCGCGTCGAATGCTACCGAAGCAGGCGTCGCCGCATTGAAAGCGGGCGTCGATATGGACATGGAAGGACGCGCCTATTCAGACGGTTTGGCGACGCTCATCCGGCAGGGAAAGGTTCCGGAGTCCCTCCCGAAGATTCGGGACGCGGTTCGCCGGATTCTGCGAATGAAATACGAACTCGGATTATTTGACCAGCCTTTCACCGATGAAATCTTAGCAAAAAGTGTCATTCTCTCGCCTGAAAATTTAAACATCGCGCGAAGTCTTGCCGCAGAGTCGTTTGTGCTTTTGAAAAATGATCGCGACCTGTTGCCGCTGGCGAAAAATATCAAAACATTGGCAGTGATCGGCGCGTTGGCTGACAATCAGGATGCGCTTCTCGGCACATGGGAATGCGAAGGAAAAGCCGCTGACGTGGTTACCATTCTTCAGGGGATTCGCTCCGCTGTTGGAAAAACGACGAAGGTTCTTTATGATCCCGAAACTTCGGGACTGGTCGTCAATGAAAATCGTTCCGGTTTTGCTTCAGCCGTTGCCGCGGCTAAAAACGCGGATGCCGTAGTTCTCGTGCTTGGCGAAAGTCGTGACATGAGCGGCGAGGCGGCTTCGCGCGCCGTATTGAATTTGCCGGGCGTACAGGAAGAACTGGCGAAGGAAATTATTGCAGTCGGGAAACCGGTTGTCGTCGTCCTTATCGCCGGACGATCGCTGACGATTCCATGGTTGGTGGAAAATGCGCAGGCGATTTTGATGGGCTGGGCGCCGGGAATTCAGGGCGGAAACGCTATCGCTGATGTCCTTTTCGGCGATGTGAATCCCGGTGGAAAACTGCCGGTCACTTTCCCGCGTTCTGTCGGACAAATCCCAATTTACTACAACCATAAAAACACCGGCAGACCGGCGAATGCGTTTTATAAGTTCTCGTCAAAGTATATCGATGAGAAATCCACGCCGTTGTTTTCATTCGGATTTGGGCTCAGTTATACGACATTTAGGTACTCCGGTTTGAAGGTAATCGCCGATCGGCTTACATCGAATGATACACTGAAAGTTCGCGTGAATTTGATGAACTCGGGCAAACGAAAAGGCGCTGAAGTCGCACAACTTTACATTCGCGATCTCATCGCCAGTGTCACGCGTCCGGTCAAAGAACTCAAGGGATTCCAGCGCGTGGTGTTACAGCCGGGTGAAGAAAAAATGCTCGAATTCTCGATTCCCATCACAGAAATAGGGTTTTATGATTCTATGATGAAATATGTTATCGAGCCGGGAAAATTTGAAGTCATGGTCGGCGGAAATTCGGACGAGCTGGTCTCGACTGACTTTGAAGTGATACAGTCTGAGGAAAAATAGATGAATTCTCTTCGGCAATTCCTTTTGGCATTGGGCGCATTTCTCCTGTTTGGATTATTTTTGGAATGCCCTGATGGCGCAACAAAACCGTCTAACGATTCAGATACGATCGTCGTTCCGGAGGGCTGGGAACTCGTCTGGCATGACGAATTCGACGGTGGCGAGGTCGACACGGCCAACTGGGCAATTGTTCAGCGTGAAAACAGTTGGAATAGCGAACTCCAGTATTATGTTCGGGAGGACGTTTATATTGAAAACGGTTGTCTCCGCCTGCGCAGTCAAAAACGGACATTCGGCAGTAAGAATTACACATCCGGACTGGTTTATACGCAGTATAAATTTTATTTCAAGTATGGTCGATTTGAAATCCGAGCGAAGTTGCCGTACGGGAAAGGAATGTGGCCGGCGCACTGGATGTTGCCGAATGATGGCGA
This window of the Candidatus Marinimicrobia bacterium CG08_land_8_20_14_0_20_45_22 genome carries:
- a CDS encoding beta-glucosidase BglX, giving the protein MQAVCLILLTVISVSAQRITLKPEVEEKIDKLLSQMTLEEKLGQMTQFSGANSMNETMIREGKVGSLLNIRDAKEANRLQRIAVNESRLGIPLIFGNDVIHGYRTIYPIPLACAASWDTALVRQAAKIAGEEARAEGTHWTFAPMVDIARDPRWGRIAEGAGEDPFLGSAMAKSFVTGFQGKTLTGQSSVLACAKHFVGYGAAEGGRDYNTTDMSERTLREIYLPPFKSAVYAGAGSLMSAFNDLSGIPASANRFTLTDVLKNEWQFNGFVVSDWNSIGELVAHGIASNATEAGVAALKAGVDMDMEGRAYSDGLATLIRQGKVPESLPKIRDAVRRILRMKYELGLFDQPFTDEILAKSVILSPENLNIARSLAAESFVLLKNDRDLLPLAKNIKTLAVIGALADNQDALLGTWECEGKAADVVTILQGIRSAVGKTTKVLYDPETSGLVVNENRSGFASAVAAAKNADAVVLVLGESRDMSGEAASRAVLNLPGVQEELAKEIIAVGKPVVVVLIAGRSLTIPWLVENAQAILMGWAPGIQGGNAIADVLFGDVNPGGKLPVTFPRSVGQIPIYYNHKNTGRPANAFYKFSSKYIDEKSTPLFSFGFGLSYTTFRYSGLKVIADRLTSNDTLKVRVNLMNSGKRKGAEVAQLYIRDLIASVTRPVKELKGFQRVVLQPGEEKMLEFSIPITEIGFYDSMMKYVIEPGKFEVMVGGNSDELVSTDFEVIQSEEK
- a CDS encoding laminarinase yields the protein MNSLRQFLLALGAFLLFGLFLECPDGATKPSNDSDTIVVPEGWELVWHDEFDGGEVDTANWAIVQRENSWNSELQYYVREDVYIENGCLRLRSQKRTFGSKNYTSGLVYTQYKFYFKYGRFEIRAKLPYGKGMWPAHWMLPNDGDWPPEIDIMENLGHQRNIIYMTNHYTEVGQRRSSGGYYTSNFDFSADFHTYAVEWEADSIRWYIDGVRRFVSTKGVPQEYFYIILNTAVGGDWPGSPDATTVFPQYHDIDYVRVFQRKR